TTTCACTGATTATACTCGGCATCCTTCTTGTCCTCTGTTTCCTCGTGCCGGTAAGAAACGCTTCAACGTTTGCGAATCATCGGGAAGCATTTCTTTAATGGCCACTTTCGCAGCTCGCCCTTTCAAAGGGAGTATCGCGCCGCCTCGATCAAACTTTGTTCAAGATTATCACTCGAGCCTTTTTTTTATCGGGGATGAAAAGTTCCCGAGATCCCGGTTCATCTCGATAAACTAGATTCTCCTTAAAATATACGGCCGTCAAAGCGTTGGGATTGAGTTATGGGATCATTAACTGACTACTTCGTACGAGAACATGCGCTGGAGACATCAATTTCCGGTAAATCTCCGAGAAATATTGCTCGAAGCAACGCCGATGCTACCAGCCACGCATTTTTCCACGGTGATGCAACGTGTCGCGTCCAATATCGAGTGGAACTACTGGAAATCCAACGCTTTACAGCTTTCTCGATTTGCCTCCGCGGATACAAGTTTCCGTTGTCTTTCTTTCAGACCACGTTTCTGTTATTTCGTACGCGATTCATAAATCTACATTTCCCGGAATAAAGATAGTTATTTCGTGAACGAGAACCTCCTGATGAAACGCACGTGTTTTATCGAAAACCTCTCTTTAATAATCGCGCACTCGaatgagagatagagagagagagagagagtgaactgTACAAATATCAGGCTGTGCAAACACGATTTGTAACCCCTCCGATTGCTACGAGATACTCCATTTGTTAATTACTTTTTTACGACCAAAGTCGCGCAGATACTATTTATAACGATGACCTCGCGGCACTGCTATTGATTTATTCGATAAAGACTTTTTGCGCGACGAATGTCGGCTGCTTCCACGTAATGAGGTCGTCCCTGAAAGAAACTTTTGTTAAACGATACAGAATTTGCAGTAGCACCTGTCGAAGTTGGACTTCGATCACCGTTGAACGTCCTGTTTTCTTCCGTTATTTATAGAAGTAGGCGACGCTGATGGACAACTATTACGTATCGATACGTGTAATAGCTGCAAGGAGTGTCGATAACGTTTTACAGTAATATTCTCTTCAATTTACGATACACTCAACGACATTTTTTATGCCTCCTACCAGCAGCAAAGTTTCCTTTCCCTTCATCCGCAAGCGTAAACTTTCATCGCTACAAATTTATACCGACAGACCATCCCTGTTTATATTTCTCAAACGGCACGAGAGTCCCCCTGGTCAACACACTGGCGAGAACAGTAAAGGGAATTAAATGTCCCTCTTCAACCTCCTCCTTCTCCCGTTTACTCAAAATGTCGGACCATGCAAAACCAGTCTCTCCTCTCTCATTGTTCGTTCGAGTACCACCGACTAATCTTCCCTTAACGAGAAGTCGAATAAATTGCCGTTTCCCGCCGTAACAAGGCTGAAGCTATTCTGTTATACGTCTATTATGCACGTGTCCGACGTCACTTACGCCAGCACGCGCGGATGCGCAGGGGTAATGGGATGGAATTTTCAGGGAAGGTTAACCGAACCTCCTGGAAAACTCTAATCTCGACGACATCCTGCTCGCTCGATGTGCTCTGGTGCCGATTCGCGAATATGAATGCAATCATCGCGCGCACCACCCTTGGACAATTGGTTCCCTTGTGCGGAATCCGGCGAATTTACATGGAGGATTCGTATCACGTTACAATCGATAGATATCTGTTCAAGCCAGCTCGTGCTTCTAAAATTCTCTCGGTGTGACGTGCGATTTTTCGTGAAGGTCTTTCTTTTCAGATgaagaaatttaatattatatattattatatatataaatttgttAGAAACGAATAGCTTTTCACGTTAGAACCATGGTTGAAACCACTGTGCGACGTATCAGCAATCTCGAGGAACCACCCTCCGTAGAAGATATAAGAAAAAAGGGGATGCTTTCAGCTTGGTGCTAATAAGTTGCGAGAAGCTTGTTCTGCTCTCAACACGACGCAGTACTACACATTATTAACGCGAGGAAGATCGTTAAAGAGTTGCAATCGGCCAAGCTTTACGAGCTACACTTTTCATAGCGGCGCCACTTTCCTGTCAGGCTGTTCTTCCGTCGTGAACTTAGTCATTACTCTTCCAGCCGTTCGTCGGTGGTCTCCGTAATTTTCCTCGCGGATTCTCAGGCAAGCGGAGCATCTCGTTACAGGTGGCACGGGAAGTTTGCTCGTAAACCGTATGACACCACCGAGAGCAATATGATCAAGAATCCGTCCTGCTGACACGGCGAAATTAACTTCGAACGTCCATGTGAGAGCTTGTTTCTCGCAAAAAGACCGCGTCAGTTCGTGATCCAACGTTTGGATCCACGTGCCCTGTCTCCCTGCTCGTACTCGCATACAGGCTGGCGAAAATCCTGTAAATAATCGCGGGACGGATTCGTGCTCCATCAGGCTCCAATTAGAGCGTATGAATTGCCCTAATTACAGCACCAATGAAGCCTAATGCCACATAATTTACCGCACGGAGACGTCTGCTTACCGGGAATTTTCGAATTTAATTCTGCCGCGAATCAGCCTAGGCATTCAAGGCATTGGTGTAACGCTAAATATATTTAAACAATGACGCGCATCACGCGTGACGCTGAAAGGAGCGGATGGTGTCTGCTACCAGGAAATCGTCCTTAGAAAATAACAAGCGCGAAGTTCGAGGTTACGCGTTCGCGGCACACTTTCAAGCCGCAATTTAACTATGAATAATTCACCCGCGGAGTGCAGAAGTAAATTCATCGCCTTATACGGATGGACCTGCGAGAACCAGTCCAGACGTGGATTTACTCTTGCACTTTACCTCGTGAATTATTCAAGCCGTGGATTACCGTGACGCCGTTATTCGGTCAGCGTAAACATTCGTCGGTGACACAGTCACAATAACGACGATTGAAACGAGCGATCATTCTTCTGTCGTTCGACAGAGGAGCGGAAAAATCGTGACGTGGATGGAGCTTGTACGACGTAACGAGCAGCCGCCGCGTACATCGTGGAGATTAATCAAGGAACAAGTTACGTCGATACCGACGAATCGTCTGGCGTGCAGAAATATCATCGTGCCGATACACGTCAAACCGTGTACGACTGCCACTCGACGTATCTACCTACATTATTGCGAACAGTGCGCCCGGAAACGTTGCTTATCTACGAAATTATCGACGTCTCTGGCCTGGACTCTGCACAAGGGGGTTGAACGCTGTAGGTACGTTTGAACGGGCGAACCCGGTGGAACAATGTTTACGAGACGCGTTTTCCTCTTTTCGTCCTGGCACGCTACGCACGCACGTTGCTCGAGATTAACAGCTGTAGATCCCGAGAGTGGTAGCGTTTACGAGCGAAAAAGAATGGCGCAAGGGTACGTTGCTGGGACCGCAAAACACGAATGGCCGTCGATGCGAAGCCTCGAGCACTGTGCGATCCTCTCTACGAGAATCGAGTTAATACTCGTTTTATTCGTGGGTCGCGAGGCTAATGAAGCATTCAGATTAGATGACAGATAGTTTGGCAATCGacgaatccgggaaacgagaAGGGAAGTGAACGAGAGGAGAGAGGCAGGGGACTGGATGGAAATGGGACAAAAGTTCCACGGTTAATTATAGAAGTTGATTTTGCTCGGCCTTTGATCGTTCATTTGCGCAGGACAAAGGGTGTCGTGTAAAGAGGCATTAAGTATAGAATTTCGAGGAATCCCGTAATTTTACTCGGATCGGATTATTAATCGCACAATCTGAACGGGTTTGCGAATATATGGGCTGTTCGCGCTGCGAATCACACGTTCGTACTGCTTTCTATTAACTGGTATTGCGCGAACACGTTCGGTGTTGCCCCGGAATTAATCCCAGGTACCTTGCACACGATAACGAACGGTTCGACAACGATGTACCGTGTCAGAAATACTTGAACGAATTTAATTGGGAACTGCGGCACGTTGTATATCAAGATGACGACACCAGAACAGATCCGCTATTAATAACTGAAATTAGCAGTTTTAAAATCAATAATTTCTTAGCAGACAGGAACTACATTTGTGTGTATATAGTTGTGTACATGTTTTACCGTGAAATTTCAATGTAAAGGAAGAGTTATGCTCATGGTATATGTCTACACtataaaaatgaatgaaatggaatgataaagtaaaaataaaagaatgaaTATATTCCTCAATCTCATTTTCATAAATCCCGCAAGCATGAGCTTGAAAGGCCAGGTTTTACTTTTTTCTTTTACGACCCATTCTCTTGGGTCATTCTGTTCTTATCACGTTAACTATATACGTACTCATTCGTCTACTAATAGAATGTTGGCTCATTGAATCTTGCCCAAGTTAATTCTTTTCAAAAAGGTAAAAGGGACTTTTATAAGGAAAAATAAATCAAATCATACCTCGTGCGCTTTCTGGATTTCAAATGTTATTGGTGGAGAGAAAAGTCGCAATGAACCAATCAAAACGAAGCTTTCAAAAGTGACGTCACAAGCAAAGTCTGATGGGTAGTTTCTCGTCAGTTTCAAACCGCGTGGAAAGACGTGTGAAAGCGtcatttttattataaaataatgCGTATATTAACACGAACGTTTCTCTAAGATTTACGGTGCCATTTTCTAAAAATATTCGTGATTGAAATCGGGTATCTATGAAAACTTTGGAGTTTACGCGAGTGGTTGTAAGTTGTATAAGAAAAACATGACAATTGGTGTGGTGTCGCGTCCTTCAACACGTCCTCTCACTGTTCATTCGTACGAAGAAGCAGTATATCCTACATATCATCATTTATTCGTAAGTATTGAGTGTCAATTGTTTAAGTGATATgaatgaaatattgtttgcatgtGTAATACATACTGTACAATTTCGATAATACTACTTAGAAGTCATGTAAGCTTTACAAAAATCATTTATTAGTATAGCAATAGGATTTTATCTCGTATGTGTAAAAGCACTCGTTATAAGAAACTTAAAGAGTACAGGTCAAACTATTAAAATAACTAACCAAAAATTAGATACAATTAATTGAATTTATCATTCTATCTAGAACGCATGTAGATATAAGTCGTGGTTCCATTATTTGTGCATAATTTATCGTAATTGTATCATCCAATActacttcttcttcctcttcggtAACTGTGAATTTCCCAACGGGTACTTGCACTTCTGATATACCATCTGTAGGAAAAAATATATCTTGGTCGTAAAAAAGTTCACGGATGAATTTTATTTGTTTGTTTGTATGTAAGTCATGTAAAAATCACGTACGGGATATTTTAAGGGTATATACTGATGTATCGGAGCAAAAAGAGATAACTTCTCCCACAATAAAATCTGATACTTGTGGCGTGTAATCGGCTCCAATTTTCAACATCTAAAAATTGTAGTTTTATGCAAACATATGAGAAATAATGTGCTATAAAAATAGCAATATTCATAGTATAGCAATATACTTCTAACTAGTATTTCTGATTTACCTTGAATGCTATAGTATCTTTTAGCTGTGGCTTTTCAGTCATGACTTCAAAATCTTCAATAAGTTTATTTAATGCTTTTCGTTCCTTAGAGACTGTAATAGTTGTTATACGCTTTAATGCTTTTTCagaggaagcattgaaatgggttTCTTCATCGGACATGTTCTCTACTTTGACCTCCTCCTTTATCCTGGTATTTGTAAAGGTATGTGGAACAGTACTTTTACCCAACGATAATAAATTGGCAAGTTTTTGAGATGGCTGCTCAGTCGTATCAATTCCATTTGCTACTTCTGAATGTGTAATTTGATCCTCTGTAATTTCCCCGCTACTTAAATTATCGAAACGAATATGTTTGCCAGAAACTATACAAGAATTTATAATCTTGggcttttttaatttattttcttcttcaTTTGCTACTAATTGCTCGGCCTgtgcctttttcttttttttatgccGAACTCGTTTCCTTTTTGGATATGCCATgatattttcttttatattatGCTCTTCTATTATACTTGTATCTACAACTTTCGATTCCACTATACTGCTTATTTCACTATCTTCTATTTCACAAGACATGGTACTAATTTCTGAAGACTCTGAAAATGAAAATGATCCTTTACATATATACATTTTATAATTAGACTTCGGATGTTACGTCAAAGTAAACATCCGCAGTTTACTTATAGTATTTTTTATAAGTAAGGTACTTCCACCATGTCGAAAGTTGTTGGTAGGAGTATCGCtggatattatttcttgaaTTGGGCTTGATAACATAAGTGGAAGATTAGTTTGTAACTGTTTGTGATGAACAGAATTTCTAGTCCTCTCCGATTTTATGGAACTGTTTTCTGCCTCCTGTCTCACTCTGTCTTCTTCTAAGGTTACAATATTTACAGGTGAATCTAACTCATTTTTTAGTCCGGATCCTGGGGAAACCCTGTAATGTTTTTACATGAATATAAATAATACGATACCTTTTTTTGTATACATTCATTGGAAAAAATCTCACAAGATCGTTTCATTCTCTTTTAGAATACGTATGTCCTCGTTAGGTGGTAAATATTCAGTTTCATTCAGTAGCAAATGGAATGGCTCTTTGATGTTAAATAACCCTGTGATATGATGTTTCATATGAGCAACTTTTAACGTTTTCGTGCCATCGATAAAAATCCAACAAAAACGACGCACATCACTGTAGAACTTGCATAAATCGAGTTTAATACGAAAATTCGACCGGCTCATCTTAATTTTTATGGTTATGTTTCATTGGTGTTTACAAAGTGTGTACCTACTCTGCGATGGCGCGCAGTGCATACACTCTTATTGTACTTGCTATATTCTATATGGACAATGTGTTGGTTCAAACTTTTGAATCAATCAATTTTATACATTTGAACAGTGTGTGGGaatattttaaaataattttcaatACATTCTTATCGAGGATGTAATAGGTGGATAGGTAGTTACAAAAATGTAATAGGTGGATAGGTAGTTTGTTCTCGTCGATAACTCTACCTTATTTGTATCTAACAAAGTTCGACCGCAGGTAAAGGAGCATAAAAATGGTCCTCTGAGGTGTAATGATAAAAAAAGTGCAGCTTTTTCAAGTTGCTTTCTACTTTGACTATTCTTGATACATACTTGAGCTGAATAAATACACGCCATTAAGTGATATTGCGTAACAGTGTCAATATGTTTTTAAATTCGATTACATATAGGAGGAATTTATCGTGTGTCGTGGAGTAAAGTTTTTTAAATGGGAGTAAAACAAGACGATATCTTATGGAAGTTGAATATGACAtccatattttatttaatttctggTAATGCAATGATACAAAGTCAAGGGCTTAAACTACTCGATAATCTGTCACCACATATTTCAACCGGAACTACGCTATATAGAAATAGTCACAGTCGTATTTAAGTATGGCTTGACCAGAAGTTCCATGTAACGTAGATCGTCTATCGTTCGCATTGTTAAATTGTTAAATTCCCGTAGTTTGATATTTGCTCGTTAAACCGACTGATCTAGATAACATTAATCTAAATAACACGAAGTAAATGCGGTTGCAGAGTTCAGGTAAATACGTGATTTCAGCAAAGGTTTCGCCTATAATAGAGAATTCCTTACGATCGGATAGCTGCGATTTCGAATTTGCGTTTTCACATTCAAATAATTGTTATCCTCTGATCGTGATGTGCGATACCTATTTCATCATCGTTGAACGCGTTAAATTACCTGGCTGACCCGCGGCTCTTGCTGCTTAATTATGTGTACTTTATGTAAAATTATACCCAATGTGGGTTTCGATTTAAAGAGATATCCACATCACAATTCTCTGTTATTTACATAGACTCTCTACATTTATATGCAAACGaagtatatatatctatatatattttttcattctttttgcATCTGAATATATAATAATACGTATTTCCAATCGATAAATTATACACATCATTCGATATAACGCGAAGTAATAAACTTTTGCATCTAATCTTAAACTCAACATCGTTGCGCAATGTCCGTGAAAATCCTTAAAAGGGCACGTTCGTTACCGGATTGTTGCCAACACAAACCGCAACTACGTTCTCCGTATTAAAGTTTACCAAATACCAACAGTCACTACTTAAAAAGCTATCTGCAatcgaatagcgtttgtacgtggTTGTTCACTTCACCTGAACGTTTATTGTACTGACGGTAACTCAGGTTCGGGCAAGGCAATCGTGTACAATAAGTTCACGCATTCATCGTAATTGACAAATAATTCGATATTCCATTAGTATACAGGAAAATGATCCTTTTTACGATACCTCTCGTTAGAGATAGACTACGTCGTAAACAACAGGTACAATGTTTGTTACGACTCGATCTATACCGTTACTTTATTAGCTGATAGACTGAATTAGTTCGAGATATTATTcgttttaaataaattatacaTACGGTATAAATAACAGCGTAGGCGTGTGCTTGATGTAAATTCAATCggttatataaataattaatattttataaaatgttgCTCAGCCGTTGCGCGAATTCGCAAATGGATAATAAGATAGAGAATGGGCAGTGGAAAACAACCCTGAAATAGGATACGTTTATTAGGATACTTTAATACATCTGTAAAGATGGAACTCTACGGCTTTGATAATTCGGAATAATTATGTCAATCTTGGCGTGTGCGCCCAGTTCTGTTCAGTTTATACTTCGCCAATCTGCAACTTCAATAAAATCGTGAGTGGGAGATAGGGACGTTCACGATCGAAGGAAACCTGAACGATCGGTGGTCACGATGTTCTTCCACTGATCGTAGCTTCTTCTACTTAGGATCGAGAATCTCAAATTTCAGGACATATCTTTAACCGGAGACGAAAATAGAGATACATCAAGTACGTTGAGTCGCGCTATGCACATTGAATTGTCGAACAATAAACATCGAATAATCATTCGTCggatcatttttttcttttctttttcttttttttttctttttttctttggtACGACTGATCATACGAAGGAATTACTAAATCTAGAAGAGTTTCGGTCTATGAAAACTTGAACGGTACGTGGACCGTGCTAGAACCATAACGATTTCATCGGAATCGAATGGAGGCCATCTCTGATGTAAAAGTTTTCCTGTAACGTGAAACGGTGCGCCGAATTCCGGTTAGGATAACGATCTCGTCTCGCGGCGTTTTCGTCGTACCTCCAACTCTACCGAATCGTCGACGatcgaagaagaagaaattaACCGCGTTCCACGGGTAAAGCTCGCGTTTATCTTTTCGCCTGCGACGTCTCCGGCCGTCTAATTCGTTCGAGGGGGCCATTCGACGATCGATCGGAACGTCGAAAAACGGTCGAGCAGGAATATTGATCGATCTCAGAATCGTCGCTGCCTAGCTTCTCCCTTCCTCTTCGACTATCTCGCCTTTTCTCGTACGAAATCAGCAAAGACGTGTTGGCCTGCCCTTTACGAGAGAATGCAGGAATTCCTTTTCGACTCGGAACGCTCGCGGATCTGCTGCAGATGCCGCAGCTGTGCCGGCGATGGCACGTGGGCGCTGCTGCTGCGAGAATTCAAATGCGGCGGGGGCGGCAACGACTGCCGACGACGTCGTCTCAGCTCGGGGCTCAGGTTGTACTTCAATTTCGCTTGCTTCAGAAGCTCCTTGAACACCTGAGAGATGTTTACGTTTTCCTTCGCCGACACCTCCACGAAACCGTTCTCCCACTTCTCGGTGACCAGTTCTCTCGTACTCTCGGTGTCCACCTGGAACAGATCGAATAGCATGAGTAACGTGGACGTACAATCGAGGACATATctactacgtatcatagaaataactAGTTGGTCATGAATGAACGCGACGGAATTCTTTACCTCTTTCTCCAAGTCGATCAAGTCGACTTTATTGCCGACGATGACGATTGGCACGGCTCCTTTCGTGTCAAGGATCTGAGCCCTAAGAGTTTTCACCTCGAGGAACGTGTTGGCGTCGTGAACGTCGTATACGAGGATAAACGCGTCCGCAGACTTGATGGAGAGGTCTCTCATGGCTGGGAACTCGTACGAGCCCGAGGTGTCCAGTATGTCAAGGGTCAGGTGTTTCCCGGATACGTTGAAAGCTCCGTGATGCATTTCCTCAACTGTTCGCTTATACTTCGGTATGAACGTGTTGTAAAGGAACTGGTTGATTATCGCCGACTTTCCAACCTTCGCGGCGCCCATCACCACGATTTTGTGCCGTATCGAACTTTCCCCCTGTTTACCGCCGCCGCTGTCCGACTCTGACAGTCTCTCGTTTCTGCAACAGATTTTAAGAACGCCTTCAGTTTTTATCCAATTAGCGCGTCCCTTTGAGGGGGTTCTATTTATAAGTCGGATCGAGGCGAAAGAGCGAAGAAGAACGGGATACGTTGAAGCGTAGAAGTTTTTAAGCCCGGGAACTAGTTAACGGCGCGTTTGTACCCTCGAACGAGCGACGGGTGGTGAAAATAAGAgagcgaagtgtctcgtatttaAGAGTACAACATCCCAGCGAAGAGAATACCCGCTAATGAACGCTAAAGATCCCTTTCAGCGGCTCCACGCGTTATTGAATACGCGTTTTGTATAGGGCCTGTCCTGGATTCGAGCCACTATTACCAAGCTAGAATACCTACTAGAATACCTACTCTTGCGGCGGGGCCGG
This is a stretch of genomic DNA from Xylocopa sonorina isolate GNS202 chromosome 8, iyXylSono1_principal, whole genome shotgun sequence. It encodes these proteins:
- the LOC143426087 gene encoding ras-related protein Rap-2a, whose translation is MMKGRHQFRRRFSLQPSSLKEGQEDGTTKNARNERLSESDSGGGKQGESSIRHKIVVMGAAKVGKSAIINQFLYNTFIPKYKRTVEEMHHGAFNVSGKHLTLDILDTSGSYEFPAMRDLSIKSADAFILVYDVHDANTFLEVKTLRAQILDTKGAVPIVIVGNKVDLIDLEKEVDTESTRELVTEKWENGFVEVSAKENVNISQVFKELLKQAKLKYNLSPELRRRRRQSLPPPPHLNSRSSSAHVPSPAQLRHLQQIRERSESKRNSCILS
- the LOC143426161 gene encoding uncharacterized protein LOC143426161, yielding MSRSNFRIKLDLCKFYSDVRRFCWIFIDGTKTLKVAHMKHHITGLFNIKEPFHLLLNETEYLPPNEDIRILKENETILVSPGSGLKNELDSPVNIVTLEEDRVRQEAENSSIKSERTRNSVHHKQLQTNLPLMLSSPIQEIISSDTPTNNFRHESSEISTMSCEIEDSEISSIVESKVVDTSIIEEHNIKENIMAYPKRKRVRHKKKKKAQAEQLVANEEENKLKKPKIINSCIVSGKHIRFDNLSSGEITEDQITHSEVANGIDTTEQPSQKLANLLSLGKSTVPHTFTNTRIKEEVKVENMSDEETHFNASSEKALKRITTITVSKERKALNKLIEDFEVMTEKPQLKDTIAFKMLKIGADYTPQVSDFIVGEVISFCSDTSVYTLKISHGISEVQVPVGKFTVTEEEEEVVLDDTITINYAQIMEPRLISTCVLDRMINSINCI